In Oncorhynchus masou masou isolate Uvic2021 chromosome 10, UVic_Omas_1.1, whole genome shotgun sequence, a single genomic region encodes these proteins:
- the LOC135547389 gene encoding gastrin-releasing peptide receptor-like produces MSLEDSLILNPENILMFNMSRASGIETGVQEPYIWLPGIVIATVYGLLIIIGIIGNVTLMRTFIAVKSMRTVPNLFMSSLALGDLLLLVTCAPVDASRYLAEEWLFGRVGCKLIPFIQLTSVGVSVFTLTALSADRYKAIVKPMDIQRSTAKISFRAAAIWLFSMTLAIPEAIFSDLHTFNIGQTNDTFVTCAPYPNAGELHPKIHSMAFFLIFYIIPLIIISVYYCLIACSLIRSASDIPVEAHLHIQKQIESRKRLAKTVLVFVVLFAVCWLPSHVIYLYRSYHYGQVDTSLGHFIASVCARVLAFINSCINPFALYLLSNSFHKQFNKQLRCCHPQIRCNAQGTRRINMRLTSVKSTNHSQNNFSHGAHVCQEGCV; encoded by the exons ATGTCTTTGGAGGACTCCTTAATTTTAAACCCCGAGAACATATTGATGTTTAACATGTCGCGGGCATCCGGTATCGAGACAGGGGTCCAGGAGCCCTACATTTGGCTGCCCGGTATCGTTATCGCCACCGTCTACGGACTTCTAATCATTATTGGAATTATCGGTAACGTCACGCTCATGAGAACGTTTATCGCCGTTAAATCCATGCGGACGGTGCCCAACCTATTCATGTCCAGCCTCGCACTCGGTGACCTTCTGCTGCTTGTCACGTGCGCTCCGGTGGACGCAAGTCGGTACCTCGCTGAAGAGTGGCTCTTCGGCCGGGTGGGATGTAAACTCATCCCTTTCATCCAACTCACCTCCGTCGGGGTTTCTGTTTTCACACTCACTGCGCTCTCTGCAGATAG GTACAAGGCCATTGTCAAACCCATGGACATTCAGAGGTCCACAGCTAAGATCTCCTTCCGAGCAGCAGCCATCTGGCTGTTCTCCATGACCCTGGCCATTCCTGAGGCGATCTTCTCCGATCTTCACACCTTTAACATCGGCCAGACCAATGACACCTTTGTGACATGTGCCCCCTATCCCAACGCTGGGGAACTTCACCCTAAGATCCACTCCATGGCCTTCTTCCTCATCTTCTACATCATTCCACTCATCATTATCTCTGTGTACTACTGCCTCATCGCATGCAGCCTGATCCGGAGCGCCTCAGACATACCCGTGGAGGCACACTTACATATCCAGAAACAG ATTGAGTCTAGGAAGCGTCTGGCTAAGACAGTGCTGGTGTTTGTGGTTCTGTTCGCTGTGTGCTGGCTCCCAAGTCACGTGATCTACCTGTACCGCTCCTACCACTACGGCCAGGTGGACACGTCCCTGGGTCACTTCATTGCCAGTGTGTGTGCCCGCGTCCTGGCCTTCATCAACTCCTGCATTAACCCTTTCGCCCTCTACCTGCTCAGCAACAGCTTCCACAAGCAGTTCAACAAGCAGCTCCGCTGCTGCCACCCACAAATCAGGTGTAACGCTCAGGGCACGAGGCGGATCAACATGCGACTGACTTCGGTCAAGAGCACCAATCACTCACAGAATAACTTCAGCCATGGGGCTCATGTTTGTCAGGAAGGCTGTGTGTAG